Proteins from one Mastacembelus armatus chromosome 16, fMasArm1.2, whole genome shotgun sequence genomic window:
- the upp1 gene encoding uridine phosphorylase 1 isoform X4 has product MGIPSIAIMLHELIKLLYHANCTDVTVIRIGTSGGIELEPGTVVVTKQSVDATFQPKFEQVILGKTVVRSTDLDQSLAEELLQCSKELNQFQTVVGNTMCTLDFYEGQARLDGAFCSYTEKDKQDYLRKASEAGVCNIEMESSVFAAMCKLSGLRAAVVCVTLLDRLKGDQLSSCHEVLQNYQQRPQILVGYYIKRQLKTKAGVSQV; this is encoded by the exons ATGGGCATCCCATCTATTGCCATAATGTTGCATGAGCTAATAAAGCTCCTCTATCATGCAAATTGCACAGATGTTACAGTAATACGTATTGGCACATCAGGTGGAATAG AGCTTGAGCCAGGGACTGTTGTTGTAACAAAACAGTCTGTGGATGCCACCTTCCAGCCAAAGTTTGAGCAGGTAATCCTGGGGAAGACAGTGGTGCGAAGTACTGATCTGGACCAAAGCCTGGCTGAAGAGCTTTTGCAATGCAGCAAAGAGCTGAACCAGTTTCAAACTGTGGTTGGTAACACCATGTGTACGCTAGATTTCTATGAAG GACAAGCCCGTTTGGATGGTGCTTTCTGCTCCTACACTGAGAAGGATAAACAGGACTACCTCAGGAAGGCCAGCGAAGCAGGAGTCTGCAATATTGAAATGGAGTCATCAGTTTTTGCTGCTATGTGCAAGCTGAGTGGTCTGCGAG CTGCTGTGGTTTGTGTGACGTTGCTGGATCGGCTGAAGGGGGATCAGCTAAGCAGCTGTCATGAGGTTCTTCAAAATTACCAACAACGTCCTCAGATACTTGTTGGCTACTATATTAAGAGGCAACTCAAGACTAAAGCAGGTGTTAGCCAAGTGTAA
- the upp1 gene encoding uridine phosphorylase 1 isoform X2, translating to MDSKDKRNASCGSSAIVHNPHLDALKDDILYHFSLGTGTHDLRAIFGDVKFVCVGGSPWRMKSFIEYIAAELGMEDPKSEYPNICAGTDRYAMYKVGPVLSVSHGMGIPSIAIMLHELIKLLYHANCTDVTVIRIGTSGGIELEPGTVVVTKQSVDATFQPKFEQVILGKTVVRSTDLDQSLAEELLQCSKELNQFQTVVGNTMCTLDFYEGQARLDGAFCSYTEKDKQDYLRKASEAGVCNIEMESSVFAAMCKLSGLRAAVVCVTLLDRLKGDQLSSCHEVLQNYQQRPQILVGYYIKRQLKTKAGVSQV from the exons ATGGATTCAAAGGACAAGAGAAACGCGTCGTGTGGCAG CTCTGCTATTGTGCACAACCCACATCTGGATGCACTAAAAGATGACATCCTGTACCATTTCAGTCTAGGAACCGGAACACATGATCTGCGAGCTATTTTCGGTGATGTTAAA tttgtgtgtgtcggGGGAAGTCCCTGGAGAATGAAGTCATTCATTGAGTACATTGCTGCCGAGCTTGGTATGGAGGACCCCAAATCAGAGTACCCAAATATTTGTGCTGGAACTGACCGCTATGCCATGTACAAAGTTGGCCCTGTATTGTCTGTCAGT CATGGGATGGGCATCCCATCTATTGCCATAATGTTGCATGAGCTAATAAAGCTCCTCTATCATGCAAATTGCACAGATGTTACAGTAATACGTATTGGCACATCAGGTGGAATAG AGCTTGAGCCAGGGACTGTTGTTGTAACAAAACAGTCTGTGGATGCCACCTTCCAGCCAAAGTTTGAGCAGGTAATCCTGGGGAAGACAGTGGTGCGAAGTACTGATCTGGACCAAAGCCTGGCTGAAGAGCTTTTGCAATGCAGCAAAGAGCTGAACCAGTTTCAAACTGTGGTTGGTAACACCATGTGTACGCTAGATTTCTATGAAG GACAAGCCCGTTTGGATGGTGCTTTCTGCTCCTACACTGAGAAGGATAAACAGGACTACCTCAGGAAGGCCAGCGAAGCAGGAGTCTGCAATATTGAAATGGAGTCATCAGTTTTTGCTGCTATGTGCAAGCTGAGTGGTCTGCGAG CTGCTGTGGTTTGTGTGACGTTGCTGGATCGGCTGAAGGGGGATCAGCTAAGCAGCTGTCATGAGGTTCTTCAAAATTACCAACAACGTCCTCAGATACTTGTTGGCTACTATATTAAGAGGCAACTCAAGACTAAAGCAGGTGTTAGCCAAGTGTAA
- the stmn2a gene encoding stathmin-2a isoform X2, which yields MKELSVLSLICSCFYPESRNNKLMCEFEDMEVKPINKRASGQAFEVILKPLSPVSDVAHNLPSPPKRDISLEDIEKKLEAAEERRKHQEAQVLRALAEKREHERDVLLKAMEENSNFSKMAEEKLQMKMELIKENREAHLAALIERLQEKERHAAVVRRNKELREELTA from the exons atgaaGGAGTTGTCTGTCCTCTCCCTCATCTGCTCATGCTTCTACCCAGAGTCACGCAACAATAAGCTGATGTGCGAGTTTGAAG ACATGGAAGTAAAACCTATAAACAAGCGTGCCTCTGGCCAGGCCTTTGAGGTGATTCTCAAGCCTCTATCTCCAGTGTCAGATGTAGCTCACAACCTCCCTTCACCCCCCAAGAGGGATATATCTTTGGAGGACATTGAGAAGAAACTGGAGGCTGCAGAAGAACGGAGGAAG CACCAGGAGGCCCAGGTGCTGAGGGCATTGGCAGAAAAGCGAGAGCATGAGAGGGATGTGTTGCTAAAGGCCATGGAAGAGAACAGCAACTTCAGCAAGATGGCTGAGGAGAAGCTCCAGATGAAGATGGAGCTGATCAAGGAGAACCGTGAAGCCCATCTGGCAGCCCTGATTGAGCGTCTACAGGAGAAG GAGAGACATGCAGCTGTGGTGCGCAGGAACAAAGAGCTGAGGGAAGAGCTGACAGCATGA
- the LOC113122474 gene encoding hairy/enhancer-of-split related with YRPW motif protein 1-like, whose amino-acid sequence MFKVWHTHCAVSTPPKLSLEGALKPFDHNTLGSKMKRSHNYSSSDSDLDDSVEVKDSGDENGQLDSHGSMSPTTSTQVQARKRRRGIIEKRRRDRINNSLSELRRLVPSAFEKQGSAKLEKAEILQMTVDHLKMLHASGGKGYFEAHTLAKDYRSLGFRECLSETARYLSIIEGRDSTDPLRIRLVSHLSNYASQREVHTGLEHLAWGSAYGTAPAHLPHPLLLQRPQARTPASRSNSSPPSSSSPSSSSTSSSSSSTDASGPSRLSAMPLAESLRVPANSSLPLSAAVPTSKLSPPLLSSLSSLSAFPLSFGAFPLVSPTALSAVSPSSTLSKPYRPWGTEIGAF is encoded by the exons ATGTTTAAAGTGtggcacacacactgtgcagtcAGTACGCCCCCGAAGCTTTCTCTGGAAGGAGCCTTGAAGCCTTTTGACCACAACACACTTGGAAGCAAAATGAAGCGCAGCCACAATTACAGTTCGTCTGACAGCGACCTGGATGACAGCGTCGAGGTGAAAGACAGTGGAGACGAAAATGG GCAGCTTGATTCTCATGGCTCCATGTCACCCACCACAAGCACCCAAGTTCAAGCCAGAAAAAGGCGCAGAGGG attattgAGAAACGGAGGCGCGACAGAATCAATAATAGTTTGTCAGAACTGAGAAGATTGGTGCCAAGTGCCTTTGAGAAACAG GGATCAGCTAAAttggaaaaagcagaaatattgcAAATGACTGTGGATCATCTGAAGATGCTTCATGCCTCTGGTGGCAAAG GTTATTTTGAGGCTCATACTCTTGCGAAGGATTACCGCAGCCTGGGATTTAGGGAGTGCCTGTCAGAGACAGCTCGCTACCTAAGTATCATCGAGGGTCGGGATAGTACAGACCCCCTCCGGATACGCTTGGTGTCCCACCTCAGCAACTACGCCTCTCAGAGAGAGGTGCACACTGGACTGGAACACTTAGCCTGGGGATCTGCATACGGGACTGCCCCTGCCCATCTCCCCCACCCGCTCCTGCTACAACGCCCACAGGCCAGGACACCTGCATCCAGAAGCAACAGCagccctccctcctcctcctccccttcatcttcatctacgtcttcctcctcctcctctactgATGCATCTGGGCCATCCCGACTCAGTGCCATGCCCCTCGCAGAGTCCCTCAGAGTGCCTGCCAACAGCTCGCTGCCCCTCAGTGCGGCAGTTCCAACATCTAAGCTTTCACCACCACTGCTCTCATCCCTCTCCTCACTTTCagctttccctctctccttcgGTGCTTTCCCTCTTGTCTCCCCAACAGCCCTCAGTGCTGTGAGCCCCTCTTCCACTCTGTCAAAGCCTTACAGGCCTTGGGGCACGGAGATTGGGGCTTTCTGA
- the upp1 gene encoding uridine phosphorylase 1 isoform X3 — MLGDFAEVIMWKNDLEFISVVLFRKMDSKDKRNASCGSSAIVHNPHLDALKDDILYHFSLGTGTHDLRAIFGDVKFVCVGGSPWRMKSFIEYIAAELELEPGTVVVTKQSVDATFQPKFEQVILGKTVVRSTDLDQSLAEELLQCSKELNQFQTVVGNTMCTLDFYEGQARLDGAFCSYTEKDKQDYLRKASEAGVCNIEMESSVFAAMCKLSGLRAAVVCVTLLDRLKGDQLSSCHEVLQNYQQRPQILVGYYIKRQLKTKAGVSQV; from the exons ATGCTCGGTGACTTTGCTGAGGTGATCATGTGGAAAAATGACTTGGAGTTTATTAGCGTGG TTCTTTTCAGGAAGATGGATTCAAAGGACAAGAGAAACGCGTCGTGTGGCAG CTCTGCTATTGTGCACAACCCACATCTGGATGCACTAAAAGATGACATCCTGTACCATTTCAGTCTAGGAACCGGAACACATGATCTGCGAGCTATTTTCGGTGATGTTAAA tttgtgtgtgtcggGGGAAGTCCCTGGAGAATGAAGTCATTCATTGAGTACATTGCTGCCGAGCTTG AGCTTGAGCCAGGGACTGTTGTTGTAACAAAACAGTCTGTGGATGCCACCTTCCAGCCAAAGTTTGAGCAGGTAATCCTGGGGAAGACAGTGGTGCGAAGTACTGATCTGGACCAAAGCCTGGCTGAAGAGCTTTTGCAATGCAGCAAAGAGCTGAACCAGTTTCAAACTGTGGTTGGTAACACCATGTGTACGCTAGATTTCTATGAAG GACAAGCCCGTTTGGATGGTGCTTTCTGCTCCTACACTGAGAAGGATAAACAGGACTACCTCAGGAAGGCCAGCGAAGCAGGAGTCTGCAATATTGAAATGGAGTCATCAGTTTTTGCTGCTATGTGCAAGCTGAGTGGTCTGCGAG CTGCTGTGGTTTGTGTGACGTTGCTGGATCGGCTGAAGGGGGATCAGCTAAGCAGCTGTCATGAGGTTCTTCAAAATTACCAACAACGTCCTCAGATACTTGTTGGCTACTATATTAAGAGGCAACTCAAGACTAAAGCAGGTGTTAGCCAAGTGTAA
- the stmn2a gene encoding stathmin-2a isoform X1 — MAKTATAYKEKMKELSVLSLICSCFYPESRNNKLMCEFEDMEVKPINKRASGQAFEVILKPLSPVSDVAHNLPSPPKRDISLEDIEKKLEAAEERRKHQEAQVLRALAEKREHERDVLLKAMEENSNFSKMAEEKLQMKMELIKENREAHLAALIERLQEKERHAAVVRRNKELREELTA; from the exons ATGGCTAAAACGGCAACCG catacaaagaaaagatgaaGGAGTTGTCTGTCCTCTCCCTCATCTGCTCATGCTTCTACCCAGAGTCACGCAACAATAAGCTGATGTGCGAGTTTGAAG ACATGGAAGTAAAACCTATAAACAAGCGTGCCTCTGGCCAGGCCTTTGAGGTGATTCTCAAGCCTCTATCTCCAGTGTCAGATGTAGCTCACAACCTCCCTTCACCCCCCAAGAGGGATATATCTTTGGAGGACATTGAGAAGAAACTGGAGGCTGCAGAAGAACGGAGGAAG CACCAGGAGGCCCAGGTGCTGAGGGCATTGGCAGAAAAGCGAGAGCATGAGAGGGATGTGTTGCTAAAGGCCATGGAAGAGAACAGCAACTTCAGCAAGATGGCTGAGGAGAAGCTCCAGATGAAGATGGAGCTGATCAAGGAGAACCGTGAAGCCCATCTGGCAGCCCTGATTGAGCGTCTACAGGAGAAG GAGAGACATGCAGCTGTGGTGCGCAGGAACAAAGAGCTGAGGGAAGAGCTGACAGCATGA
- the upp1 gene encoding uridine phosphorylase 1 isoform X1 yields MLGDFAEVIMWKNDLEFISVVLFRKMDSKDKRNASCGSSAIVHNPHLDALKDDILYHFSLGTGTHDLRAIFGDVKFVCVGGSPWRMKSFIEYIAAELGMEDPKSEYPNICAGTDRYAMYKVGPVLSVSHGMGIPSIAIMLHELIKLLYHANCTDVTVIRIGTSGGIELEPGTVVVTKQSVDATFQPKFEQVILGKTVVRSTDLDQSLAEELLQCSKELNQFQTVVGNTMCTLDFYEGQARLDGAFCSYTEKDKQDYLRKASEAGVCNIEMESSVFAAMCKLSGLRAAVVCVTLLDRLKGDQLSSCHEVLQNYQQRPQILVGYYIKRQLKTKAGVSQV; encoded by the exons ATGCTCGGTGACTTTGCTGAGGTGATCATGTGGAAAAATGACTTGGAGTTTATTAGCGTGG TTCTTTTCAGGAAGATGGATTCAAAGGACAAGAGAAACGCGTCGTGTGGCAG CTCTGCTATTGTGCACAACCCACATCTGGATGCACTAAAAGATGACATCCTGTACCATTTCAGTCTAGGAACCGGAACACATGATCTGCGAGCTATTTTCGGTGATGTTAAA tttgtgtgtgtcggGGGAAGTCCCTGGAGAATGAAGTCATTCATTGAGTACATTGCTGCCGAGCTTGGTATGGAGGACCCCAAATCAGAGTACCCAAATATTTGTGCTGGAACTGACCGCTATGCCATGTACAAAGTTGGCCCTGTATTGTCTGTCAGT CATGGGATGGGCATCCCATCTATTGCCATAATGTTGCATGAGCTAATAAAGCTCCTCTATCATGCAAATTGCACAGATGTTACAGTAATACGTATTGGCACATCAGGTGGAATAG AGCTTGAGCCAGGGACTGTTGTTGTAACAAAACAGTCTGTGGATGCCACCTTCCAGCCAAAGTTTGAGCAGGTAATCCTGGGGAAGACAGTGGTGCGAAGTACTGATCTGGACCAAAGCCTGGCTGAAGAGCTTTTGCAATGCAGCAAAGAGCTGAACCAGTTTCAAACTGTGGTTGGTAACACCATGTGTACGCTAGATTTCTATGAAG GACAAGCCCGTTTGGATGGTGCTTTCTGCTCCTACACTGAGAAGGATAAACAGGACTACCTCAGGAAGGCCAGCGAAGCAGGAGTCTGCAATATTGAAATGGAGTCATCAGTTTTTGCTGCTATGTGCAAGCTGAGTGGTCTGCGAG CTGCTGTGGTTTGTGTGACGTTGCTGGATCGGCTGAAGGGGGATCAGCTAAGCAGCTGTCATGAGGTTCTTCAAAATTACCAACAACGTCCTCAGATACTTGTTGGCTACTATATTAAGAGGCAACTCAAGACTAAAGCAGGTGTTAGCCAAGTGTAA